The Stappia sp. genome window below encodes:
- a CDS encoding AraC family transcriptional regulator, which yields MDASVVRPASMARHFLFETTDLDEACERVGQVFCKHRIDFAGRGRALASRQHYAALGRVALSHITYGEEVAIDAGEPEDWFMVHFIDRGRCAMKVGTHDLVASPRMSVITSATLPLHMTWTANCDHLVLKVDRAALERCLSVQIDDAVTRPLVFLPDMPNETQETACYRRTLDFVIRELDADDSFFLSQAGRRQLEDMLMHQLLGAFRHNYSQALAAPAGACAPRHVVRAEEFIRANAAQALTVEDIAAASGVGVRTLFEGFRRFRDTTPMARLKAVRLEGVREDLLAAAPEASVTAIAMNWGFSNLGRFADAYRRRYGELPSQTLKGMR from the coding sequence TTGGACGCCTCGGTCGTTCGTCCTGCGTCGATGGCGCGGCACTTTCTGTTCGAGACGACCGATCTGGACGAGGCCTGCGAGCGCGTCGGACAGGTGTTCTGCAAACACCGGATCGATTTCGCCGGGCGCGGGCGCGCGCTTGCCAGCCGTCAGCATTATGCCGCGCTCGGGCGGGTGGCGCTCAGTCACATCACCTATGGCGAGGAAGTGGCGATCGACGCCGGCGAGCCGGAAGACTGGTTCATGGTGCATTTCATCGACCGTGGCCGCTGCGCGATGAAGGTCGGCACGCACGATCTGGTCGCCTCGCCGCGCATGAGCGTGATCACCTCGGCGACGCTGCCCCTGCACATGACCTGGACGGCCAATTGCGATCACCTGGTGCTGAAGGTCGACCGGGCGGCGCTGGAGCGGTGCCTGTCGGTCCAGATCGACGACGCGGTGACGCGCCCGCTGGTGTTCCTGCCGGACATGCCGAACGAGACGCAGGAAACCGCCTGCTATCGCCGCACGCTCGACTTCGTCATCCGCGAGCTGGACGCGGACGACTCCTTCTTCCTGTCGCAGGCCGGGCGACGCCAGCTCGAGGACATGCTGATGCATCAGCTTCTCGGCGCGTTCCGGCACAATTACTCACAGGCGCTCGCCGCGCCGGCGGGGGCCTGCGCGCCGCGCCATGTGGTGCGCGCGGAGGAATTCATCCGCGCCAACGCCGCGCAGGCGCTCACGGTGGAGGACATCGCGGCGGCGTCCGGCGTCGGCGTGCGAACCCTGTTCGAGGGCTTCCGCCGGTTCCGCGACACCACGCCGATGGCGCGGCTGAAGGCGGTGCGGCTCGAGGGCGTGCGCGAGGACCTGCTCGCGGCCGCGCCCGAGGCCTCCGTCACCGCCATAGCGATGAACTGGGGCTTTTCCAACCTCGGCCGCTTCGCCGATGCCTATCGCCGCCGCTACGGCGAATTGCCCTCGCAAACGCTCAAGGGGATGCGCTGA
- a CDS encoding cupin domain-containing protein, translating to MDFSKGAATIEQGFKGQKWTILGEPYVPLHKTPSALLMHAEFGPDSFVPAHLHETQDETLHILEGEMQFEMEGETIVAGAGTSVMLPMGIPHALFNRSGKTARALVFVSPTGKMYDYMAAIDGLTDPAEVVRLGAEHEIRFV from the coding sequence ATGGATTTCAGCAAGGGTGCCGCAACCATCGAGCAGGGCTTCAAGGGTCAGAAATGGACGATCCTCGGCGAGCCCTACGTGCCGCTGCACAAGACGCCGAGCGCGCTGCTGATGCACGCCGAATTCGGCCCGGACAGCTTCGTCCCCGCCCACCTCCACGAGACCCAGGACGAAACCCTGCACATTCTCGAGGGCGAAATGCAGTTCGAGATGGAGGGCGAAACCATCGTCGCCGGCGCCGGCACCAGCGTGATGCTGCCGATGGGCATTCCCCACGCACTCTTCAATCGCTCGGGCAAGACCGCGCGCGCGCTGGTCTTCGTCTCCCCGACGGGAAAGATGTACGACTACATGGCCGCGATCGACGGATTGACCGATCCGGCCGAGGTCGTGCGCCTCGGCGCCGAGCACGAGATCCGCTTCGTCTGA
- a CDS encoding nuclear transport factor 2 family protein yields MTVKSVIEAFWRGHSAGDHDALKQIVSRNVTWTVVGDTCPIAKTYEGWEGFFDELLGGLAKAFVPGSLSMTLKGLHADEETGVGILHLSETATLHNGNTVSLEIVDVITVRDGEITDVREVMDLAAVNAAFGF; encoded by the coding sequence ATGACCGTGAAATCCGTCATCGAGGCGTTCTGGCGCGGCCACAGCGCCGGCGACCACGACGCCCTGAAGCAGATCGTATCCAGGAACGTGACTTGGACCGTGGTCGGCGACACCTGCCCGATCGCAAAGACCTATGAAGGCTGGGAGGGCTTCTTCGACGAGCTGCTCGGCGGGCTCGCCAAGGCTTTCGTCCCCGGCTCGCTCTCCATGACGCTCAAGGGCCTGCACGCCGACGAGGAGACCGGCGTCGGCATCCTGCATCTGAGCGAAACCGCCACCCTGCACAACGGCAACACGGTGTCGCTGGAGATCGTGGACGTGATCACCGTCCGCGACGGCGAAATCACCGACGTGCGCGAGGTCATGGACCTCGCCGCCGTGAATGCCGCCTTCGGATTCTGA
- a CDS encoding carboxylesterase family protein, translating into MPPTLEDRPVRRGAARGVRRNGIDAFHGLRYATLSDPANPCAATVPSSGQLKGAELTDVPVFPQLPSRLEGVMGPGIRDNPQSDDAFFFNVWAPAEADRLPVLVFLHGGAWVSGGGAARWYRGERLASEGLVVVTLNYRIGPAGHLDDGVADDRHRPIEDCLAALRVVADRIGDFGGDPDRIALAGQSAGAWYAWALSSLPETRGLIRRTALFSIPAITPWTADSRRAFTARVHETCDRNAGGWVPGALLEAGAKVLADSPRIPGAIPPMYLPVWPTERAGADLPLHVEALHLRVTAQEMSVFLPPYAPGTRAASLLLETLRARTAGESLPEDPVPESWSRDRAETVARASWHGFGRFADAIGRAAAARGVRVTQHRFTAFAGPGDLGATHCFDLPFQFGNRDDWRDAPMLEGWSAEAFEAVSRGLRAEIAGFVTRSP; encoded by the coding sequence ATGCCCCCGACCCTGGAGGACCGGCCCGTGCGTCGCGGCGCGGCGCGCGGGGTGCGCCGGAACGGCATCGATGCCTTCCACGGCCTGCGCTACGCCACCCTGTCCGATCCGGCCAATCCGTGCGCCGCGACCGTCCCGTCGAGCGGCCAGCTTAAGGGCGCGGAGCTCACCGACGTTCCCGTGTTTCCCCAGTTGCCGAGCCGGCTGGAGGGCGTGATGGGACCCGGCATCCGCGACAACCCGCAAAGCGACGACGCCTTCTTCTTCAACGTCTGGGCACCGGCGGAGGCGGATCGCCTGCCCGTGCTGGTGTTCCTGCACGGCGGTGCCTGGGTCAGCGGCGGGGGCGCCGCACGCTGGTATCGCGGCGAACGGCTCGCGTCAGAAGGCCTCGTCGTCGTCACGCTGAACTACCGCATCGGCCCCGCCGGGCATCTCGACGACGGTGTCGCGGACGACCGCCATCGCCCGATCGAGGATTGCCTCGCCGCCCTTCGCGTCGTGGCCGACCGCATCGGGGATTTCGGCGGCGACCCGGATCGCATCGCGCTGGCCGGCCAGTCCGCCGGGGCGTGGTACGCCTGGGCCCTGTCCTCGCTGCCGGAAACACGGGGCCTGATCCGGCGCACGGCGCTGTTTTCCATTCCCGCGATCACGCCGTGGACGGCGGACAGCCGGCGGGCCTTTACCGCGCGGGTCCATGAGACCTGCGACAGGAACGCCGGAGGCTGGGTGCCTGGCGCCCTGCTGGAGGCGGGAGCAAAGGTGCTGGCGGACAGTCCGCGCATCCCCGGCGCGATCCCGCCGATGTATCTCCCGGTCTGGCCCACAGAGCGCGCCGGCGCCGACCTGCCCCTGCATGTCGAGGCGCTCCACCTGCGCGTCACCGCGCAGGAGATGTCGGTGTTCCTGCCCCCCTATGCGCCCGGCACGCGCGCCGCCAGCCTGCTTCTGGAGACGCTGCGCGCCCGCACGGCCGGCGAGTCTCTTCCCGAAGACCCGGTCCCCGAGAGCTGGTCGCGGGACCGGGCGGAGACGGTCGCCCGCGCGTCCTGGCACGGTTTCGGGCGCTTCGCCGACGCCATCGGCCGGGCGGCGGCGGCGCGCGGGGTGCGCGTCACCCAGCACCGCTTCACCGCCTTCGCCGGCCCGGGAGATCTTGGCGCGACCCATTGTTTCGACCTGCCGTTCCAGTTCGGCAACCGCGACGACTGGCGCGATGCCCCGATGCTGGAGGGCTGGTCGGCGGAGGCGTTCGAGGCGGTGAGCCGGGGCTTGCGTGCCGAGATCGCCGGCTTCGTGACGCGCAGCCCCTGA
- a CDS encoding flavin reductase family protein, translating to MTDPHALTQAFCEAFRCHPAGIAVITAAGAHGPVALTVSSLISVSATPPVVAFSLSARSSSAAALLAADTMVVHFLRYCDQSLAQLCATPGAQRFGDAEPWERLPTGEPRYTRIATWFRARVAGTLEQEDATLVTARLLDGTACPPAGTPEAETLVYLDRRWHRLGQGAGTAA from the coding sequence ATGACCGACCCGCACGCGCTGACTCAGGCCTTTTGCGAGGCGTTTCGCTGCCACCCCGCCGGCATTGCCGTGATCACCGCCGCAGGCGCGCACGGCCCGGTGGCGCTGACCGTGAGTTCCCTGATCTCGGTGAGCGCCACCCCGCCGGTCGTGGCGTTTTCGCTGTCCGCCCGCTCGTCCTCCGCCGCCGCCCTGCTCGCCGCCGACACGATGGTCGTGCATTTCCTGCGCTACTGCGACCAGTCACTCGCGCAATTGTGCGCCACGCCCGGCGCACAGCGCTTCGGCGATGCCGAGCCCTGGGAGCGCCTGCCCACCGGCGAGCCGCGCTACACGCGCATCGCGACCTGGTTCCGCGCCCGGGTGGCCGGCACCCTGGAGCAGGAAGATGCGACCCTCGTCACCGCCCGGTTGCTCGACGGCACGGCCTGCCCGCCCGCCGGCACGCCGGAAGCCGAGACGCTGGTCTATCTCGACCGCCGCTGGCATCGACTCGGACAGGGCGCCGGAACCGCGGCGTGA
- a CDS encoding cysteine rich repeat-containing protein: MRLPKLVFALALSGAAALAAAAPAAAQTVGFADAVKILHSSCGKDIETYCKSVNLGNGRMQQCLADNADKISATCKADYVQVYLSLEARFAAQAAVGQICDRDARQYCSGTKPGKGHVLTCLLKAEPSVSAACNQAITDAGYR, from the coding sequence ATGCGACTGCCCAAACTCGTCTTCGCCCTGGCCTTGTCCGGGGCCGCGGCGCTGGCCGCTGCCGCGCCCGCCGCGGCACAGACCGTCGGCTTCGCCGACGCCGTGAAGATCCTGCACTCCAGCTGCGGCAAGGACATCGAGACCTATTGCAAGTCGGTCAACCTCGGCAACGGGCGGATGCAGCAATGCCTCGCCGACAATGCCGACAAGATCTCCGCGACCTGCAAGGCGGATTACGTCCAGGTCTATCTGTCGCTCGAGGCCCGCTTCGCCGCTCAGGCGGCGGTCGGCCAGATCTGCGACCGTGACGCGCGGCAGTATTGCAGCGGCACCAAGCCCGGCAAGGGCCATGTGCTGACCTGCCTGCTGAAGGCCGAACCCTCCGTCAGCGCCGCCTGCAATCAGGCGATCACCGACGCCGGCTACCGCTGA
- a CDS encoding OmpA family protein produces MTQRIPTPRARFAAALVALPLALPLTLAPTAAQTQLSRNEIINSLRDAQAKAEFSADDLRAQALQNIRQNPGDNASTSLPLAEQLARLRQFNVEITFDFDSDRIRPESYETIGLIADALHTPYLWGQRFFVVGHTDAKGKREYNLELSQRRANAIREALVTTFRVPAEQLEAVGLGEENLRDPQNPDAQINRRVQLINVGF; encoded by the coding sequence ATGACACAGCGCATCCCGACACCGCGCGCGCGCTTCGCCGCGGCGCTCGTCGCTCTTCCCCTCGCGCTCCCGCTGACCCTCGCCCCGACGGCGGCGCAGACGCAGCTCTCCCGCAACGAGATCATCAACAGCCTGCGCGACGCCCAGGCGAAGGCGGAGTTCAGCGCCGACGATCTGCGCGCCCAGGCCCTGCAGAACATCAGGCAGAACCCGGGCGACAACGCCAGCACCTCGCTGCCGCTCGCCGAGCAGCTTGCCCGGCTGCGCCAGTTCAACGTGGAAATCACCTTCGACTTCGATTCCGATCGCATCCGGCCCGAGTCCTACGAGACCATCGGCCTGATCGCGGACGCGCTGCACACGCCCTACCTCTGGGGCCAGCGGTTCTTCGTCGTCGGCCACACCGATGCGAAGGGGAAGCGCGAGTACAATCTGGAGCTCTCGCAGCGTCGCGCCAATGCGATCCGCGAGGCGCTGGTGACGACCTTCCGCGTGCCGGCCGAACAGCTCGAGGCGGTGGGGCTCGGCGAAGAGAACCTGCGCGATCCGCAAAACCCGGACGCGCAGATCAATCGCCGCGTGCAGCTCATCAACGTCGGCTTCTGA
- a CDS encoding ABC transporter ATP-binding protein, whose product MAPILEISGLSKTYDTGFQALKGVDLSIEHGELFALLGPNGAGKTTLISIVCGLVNATGGSVAVDGHDIVRDYRAARSLIGLVPQELTTDAFETVWATVSFSRGLFGKPKDPALIERILRDLSLWEKKDSKIMTLSGGMKRRVLIAKALSHEPRLLFLDEPTAGVDVELRRDMWRVVRRLQDTGVTIILTTHYIEEAEDLADRVGVINGGEIVLVEDKKELMRKLGRKQLTLHLVDPLDAVPDSLAAHGLELADEGTSLVYTYDTRGERTGITALLRDLHAEGIRFRDLVTEQSSLEDIFVNLVKAPS is encoded by the coding sequence ATGGCACCGATTCTCGAGATTTCCGGTCTGTCCAAGACCTATGACACGGGCTTTCAGGCGCTCAAGGGCGTCGATCTCTCCATCGAGCACGGGGAGCTCTTCGCCCTGCTCGGCCCCAATGGCGCCGGCAAGACGACGCTGATCTCCATCGTCTGCGGTCTGGTGAACGCGACCGGCGGCAGCGTCGCCGTCGACGGCCACGACATCGTGCGCGACTACCGCGCGGCGCGCAGCCTCATCGGCCTGGTGCCGCAGGAGCTGACCACCGACGCCTTCGAGACCGTCTGGGCGACGGTGAGCTTCTCGCGCGGGCTCTTCGGCAAGCCGAAGGATCCGGCCCTGATCGAACGGATCCTGCGCGATCTTTCGCTCTGGGAAAAGAAAGACAGCAAGATCATGACCCTGTCGGGGGGCATGAAGCGCCGCGTGCTGATCGCCAAGGCGCTCAGCCACGAGCCGCGCCTGCTTTTCCTCGACGAGCCCACCGCCGGCGTCGACGTGGAGCTGCGCCGCGACATGTGGCGCGTGGTGCGCCGGCTGCAGGACACCGGCGTCACCATCATCCTGACCACCCATTACATCGAGGAGGCCGAGGATCTGGCCGACCGGGTCGGGGTGATCAACGGCGGCGAGATCGTTCTGGTGGAGGACAAGAAGGAGCTGATGCGCAAGCTCGGGCGCAAGCAGCTCACCCTGCATCTGGTCGACCCGCTCGACGCGGTTCCCGACAGCCTCGCCGCCCATGGGCTGGAGCTCGCCGACGAGGGCACGAGCCTCGTCTATACCTATGACACGCGCGGCGAGCGCACCGGCATCACCGCGCTGCTGCGCGATCTTCACGCGGAAGGCATCCGCTTCCGCGATCTCGTCACCGAGCAAAGCTCGCTCGAGGACATCTTCGTCAATCTGGTGAAGGCGCCGTCATGA
- a CDS encoding ABC transporter permease, producing MNFHAIKAIYKFEMARTGRTLFQSIVSPVLTTSLYFVVFGAAIGSRISEVDGVSYGAFIVPGLIMLSLLQQSVSNASFGIYFPRFTGTVYEVLSAPVSFLEIVIAYVGAAATKSIMVAVIILATAHLFVPIEIQHPVWMAVFLVLTAVTFALLGFILGIWADNFEKLQFVPLLVITPLAFLGGSFYSINMLPPLWQTVTLFNPVVYLISGFRWSFYGQADVGVALSLTMTLLFLGICLAIIARIFKTGYGLKA from the coding sequence ATGAATTTCCACGCCATCAAGGCGATCTACAAGTTCGAGATGGCCCGCACGGGGCGGACGCTGTTCCAGAGCATCGTCTCGCCGGTGCTCACCACCTCGCTCTATTTCGTCGTCTTCGGCGCGGCCATCGGCTCGCGCATTTCCGAGGTCGACGGGGTGAGCTACGGCGCCTTCATCGTGCCGGGCCTGATCATGCTGTCGCTGCTGCAGCAAAGCGTGTCGAACGCCTCCTTCGGGATCTATTTTCCCCGCTTCACCGGCACGGTCTACGAGGTGCTCTCCGCGCCGGTCTCCTTTCTGGAGATCGTCATCGCCTATGTCGGCGCGGCGGCCACCAAGTCGATCATGGTCGCGGTCATCATCCTGGCGACGGCGCATCTCTTCGTGCCGATCGAGATCCAGCATCCCGTGTGGATGGCCGTCTTTCTGGTGCTGACCGCCGTGACCTTCGCCCTGCTCGGCTTCATTCTCGGCATCTGGGCCGACAATTTCGAGAAGCTGCAATTCGTGCCGCTGCTGGTGATCACGCCGCTCGCCTTTCTCGGCGGCAGCTTCTACTCGATCAACATGCTGCCGCCGCTGTGGCAGACGGTGACGCTGTTCAACCCGGTGGTCTACCTGATCTCCGGCTTCCGCTGGAGCTTCTACGGCCAGGCCGACGTGGGCGTGGCGCTCAGCCTGACGATGACCCTGCTGTTCCTGGGGATCTGCCTCGCCATCATCGCCCGCATCTTCAAGACCGGCTACGGGCTGAAGGCATAG
- a CDS encoding adenylate/guanylate cyclase domain-containing protein, with protein MTETERPAPSGRTYPATVTLVRRSRRYADGPPPSGFDQTIEDWLLTTALDESELLHLFEDFVWRLIDDGHPLDRASLHVGTLHPQLYGFGCNWERADRLCDEIKVPQAALASDAYRRNPLFRVIEHGETVRVRAGDAQAAARYPLIADLEAAGFSDYVAMPLRAGGRYHNAMTIATRQPGGFSDTLYTRFARAARIFALHVERHIAEQLAANVVTTYLGREAGARVLDGSIHRGDGLPIDAVIWVSDLRGFTDLTDRMAPETVLRLLNAYFGAIVAAISDAGGEVLKFMGDGLLAAFAYARFDSPQDAARAALAATRSALDAVAELHLGGGEGNGEGEGDGEGKGDDTLPPLRSGIALHEGRVFFGNIGGAERLDFTVIGRAVNTASRIERLTKTLNRPVLISEAVAALVDEPMETMGAHPLRGVGAPVALYAPEVSRPRNA; from the coding sequence ATGACGGAGACGGAGCGACCGGCGCCTTCGGGCAGAACCTACCCGGCGACGGTCACGCTGGTGCGCCGCTCGCGCCGCTACGCCGACGGGCCACCGCCGTCCGGTTTCGACCAGACCATCGAGGACTGGCTGCTCACCACGGCGCTGGACGAAAGCGAGCTGCTCCATCTGTTCGAGGACTTCGTCTGGCGGCTGATCGACGACGGCCACCCGCTCGACCGCGCCAGCCTGCATGTGGGCACGCTGCACCCGCAGCTTTACGGCTTCGGCTGCAACTGGGAGCGCGCCGACCGGCTGTGCGACGAGATCAAGGTCCCGCAGGCCGCACTCGCCTCCGACGCCTATCGCCGCAATCCGCTGTTTCGCGTCATCGAACACGGCGAGACGGTGCGGGTGCGCGCCGGCGATGCGCAGGCCGCCGCCCGCTATCCGCTGATCGCGGATCTGGAGGCCGCCGGGTTCAGCGACTATGTCGCCATGCCGCTGCGCGCCGGCGGGCGCTATCACAACGCGATGACCATCGCCACCCGACAGCCCGGCGGCTTCTCCGACACGCTCTATACGCGCTTCGCGCGGGCGGCGCGGATCTTCGCGCTGCACGTCGAGCGCCATATCGCCGAACAGCTCGCCGCCAATGTGGTGACCACCTACCTCGGCCGCGAGGCGGGCGCGCGCGTCCTCGACGGGTCCATCCACCGGGGCGACGGGCTGCCCATCGACGCAGTGATCTGGGTGTCGGACCTGCGCGGCTTCACCGACCTGACCGACCGGATGGCGCCGGAGACGGTGCTGCGCCTGCTCAACGCCTATTTCGGCGCGATCGTCGCCGCGATCTCCGACGCCGGCGGCGAGGTGCTGAAATTCATGGGCGACGGCCTGCTCGCGGCCTTCGCCTACGCCCGCTTCGACAGCCCGCAGGACGCCGCGCGGGCCGCCCTCGCCGCGACGCGCAGCGCGCTCGACGCGGTCGCGGAGCTGCACTTGGGCGGCGGCGAGGGCAACGGCGAGGGCGAAGGCGACGGCGAAGGCAAGGGCGACGACACCCTGCCGCCGCTGCGCAGCGGCATTGCCCTGCACGAGGGCCGCGTGTTCTTCGGCAACATCGGCGGGGCGGAGCGGCTCGACTTCACGGTGATCGGCCGCGCGGTCAACACGGCGAGCCGCATCGAACGGCTGACCAAGACGCTGAACCGTCCGGTGCTGATCTCCGAAGCGGTGGCGGCCCTTGTCGATGAACCGATGGAGACGATGGGCGCGCACCCCTTGCGCGGGGTCGGCGCGCCGGTCGCGCTCTACGCGCCCGAGGTTTCGCGGCCCCGGAACGCGTGA
- a CDS encoding thymidylate synthase, with translation MDQYHDLMRRILREGHRKTDRTGTGTLSVFGHQMRFDLGKGFPLVTTKKLHLKSIVHELLWFLAGDTNIAYLKDNGVRIWDEWADENGDLGPVYGYQWRSWPAPDGASVDQIAKLLEMIRKTPDSRRLIVSAWNPALVDEMALPPCHALFQFYVADGKLSCQLYQRSADVFLGVPFNIASYALLTMMVAQVTGYEPGDFVHSFGDAHLYLNHLEQAETQLARTPRPLPTMTLNPDVRDLFAFRFEDFTLTGYDPHPHIKAAVAV, from the coding sequence GTGGACCAATATCACGACCTGATGCGGCGCATCCTGCGCGAGGGGCACCGCAAGACCGACCGGACGGGCACCGGCACGCTGTCGGTGTTCGGCCATCAGATGCGCTTCGATCTGGGGAAGGGCTTTCCGCTCGTCACCACCAAGAAGCTGCATCTGAAGTCGATCGTGCATGAGCTTCTGTGGTTTCTCGCCGGCGACACCAACATCGCCTATCTCAAGGACAACGGCGTCCGGATCTGGGACGAGTGGGCGGATGAAAACGGCGATCTCGGTCCCGTCTACGGCTATCAATGGCGCTCCTGGCCGGCGCCGGACGGGGCTTCCGTCGACCAGATCGCCAAGCTCCTGGAGATGATCCGCAAGACCCCCGACAGCCGCCGGCTGATCGTCTCCGCCTGGAATCCGGCGCTGGTCGACGAGATGGCGCTGCCGCCCTGCCACGCGCTGTTCCAGTTCTATGTGGCCGACGGCAAGCTCTCCTGCCAGCTCTACCAGCGCTCTGCGGATGTGTTCCTCGGCGTGCCGTTCAACATCGCCTCCTATGCGCTGCTGACCATGATGGTGGCGCAGGTCACGGGCTACGAGCCCGGCGACTTCGTGCATTCCTTCGGCGACGCGCACCTGTATCTCAACCACCTGGAGCAGGCGGAAACGCAGCTCGCCCGTACCCCCCGGCCGCTACCGACCATGACGCTCAACCCGGATGTGCGTGATCTCTTCGCCTTCCGCTTCGAGGACTTCACGCTGACCGGCTACGACCCGCATCCGCATATCAAGGCGGCCGTCGCGGTGTGA
- a CDS encoding YHS domain-containing (seleno)protein, whose amino-acid sequence MAVLAVVGGLVAGGAAQAGWFSSDDTGAVYTGLVEGVAVGGYDPVAYFRQGRAVEGSAAITTTHRGAEWRFSSEENKAAFLAEPAKYAPAYGGYCSWAIAEGKLAKGDPKNWDIVDGRLYLNYNASIQKRWQADIPGFISKADANWPELAPK is encoded by the coding sequence ATGGCCGTTCTGGCGGTGGTCGGCGGCCTGGTCGCGGGCGGGGCCGCGCAGGCCGGCTGGTTTTCGAGCGACGACACCGGCGCGGTCTACACCGGCCTCGTGGAGGGGGTCGCGGTCGGCGGTTACGATCCGGTCGCCTATTTTCGTCAGGGGCGCGCGGTCGAGGGATCGGCAGCCATCACGACGACCCATCGCGGGGCGGAATGGCGGTTTTCCAGCGAGGAGAACAAGGCGGCCTTCCTCGCCGAACCGGCGAAATACGCGCCCGCCTATGGCGGCTATTGCTCCTGGGCGATCGCGGAAGGCAAGCTCGCCAAGGGCGACCCGAAGAACTGGGACATCGTCGACGGCCGGCTCTACCTCAATTACAACGCCAGCATCCAGAAGCGCTGGCAGGCCGATATCCCCGGCTTCATCTCCAAGGCCGACGCCAACTGGCCGGAGCTTGCGCCGAAGTGA
- a CDS encoding SspB family protein, with amino-acid sequence MAEDLIRYDIVIQDALRGAVRKILAEVSRIGLPGEHHFYIAFDTNAPGVRISPRLKERYPKEMTVVLQHQFWDLTVTDHAFEVGLSFGGIPEKLFVPFSAIKGFFDPSVQFALEFEPGKTAEELPEDLVEAAQAHEQAEAQLAEIERSMGDPTGTDAAKPAPRADEKSAGAKQDGAPDADADESAGADVVSLDAFRKKT; translated from the coding sequence ATGGCCGAAGACCTGATCCGCTACGATATCGTCATTCAGGATGCGCTGCGCGGCGCCGTCCGCAAGATCCTTGCCGAGGTGAGCCGTATCGGGCTGCCCGGCGAGCACCACTTCTACATCGCCTTCGACACCAATGCGCCGGGCGTGCGGATCTCGCCGCGCCTGAAGGAACGCTACCCGAAGGAAATGACGGTGGTGCTGCAGCACCAGTTCTGGGATCTCACCGTGACGGACCACGCCTTCGAGGTCGGCCTGTCCTTCGGCGGCATTCCGGAAAAGCTGTTCGTGCCGTTTTCCGCCATCAAGGGCTTTTTCGACCCGTCCGTGCAATTCGCGCTCGAGTTCGAGCCGGGCAAGACCGCGGAGGAACTGCCCGAGGACCTCGTCGAGGCGGCGCAGGCGCACGAGCAGGCGGAAGCCCAGCTCGCCGAGATCGAGCGCTCGATGGGCGATCCGACCGGCACGGACGCCGCGAAACCCGCGCCGCGCGCGGACGAAAAGTCCGCCGGTGCGAAGCAGGACGGAGCGCCGGACGCGGACGCCGACGAGTCTGCCGGGGCGGACGTCGTCTCGCTCGACGCCTTCCGCAAGAAGACCTGA
- a CDS encoding DUF4169 family protein yields the protein MSADVINLRQARKAAKRRDKDARAAENRRLHGRTKAERLEDRRRRETTERHLDAHRLSDAEEQSGTKHKAPNDGPADA from the coding sequence ATGAGCGCAGACGTCATCAATCTGCGACAGGCCCGCAAGGCGGCGAAGCGCCGCGACAAGGACGCGCGGGCGGCGGAAAACCGGCGCCTGCACGGGCGCACCAAGGCGGAACGGCTGGAGGATCGCCGGCGGCGGGAAACGACCGAGCGTCACCTCGACGCGCATCGCCTGTCCGATGCGGAAGAGCAATCCGGGACGAAGCACAAGGCGCCGAACGACGGGCCTGCCGACGCGTAA
- a CDS encoding ribbon-helix-helix domain-containing protein — MALVKRSLTLHGHRTSLALEPDFWTALEAMAAQEAVSLPVLVARIDDARHVDPAQTPPALSSALRVAALAFYRDRA; from the coding sequence ATGGCCCTCGTCAAACGCTCGCTCACCCTGCACGGACACAGAACGAGCCTCGCGCTCGAACCGGACTTCTGGACCGCGCTCGAGGCGATGGCGGCGCAAGAGGCGGTCAGCCTGCCGGTCCTCGTGGCCCGCATCGACGATGCCCGCCATGTCGATCCGGCACAAACCCCGCCGGCGCTGTCCTCGGCGCTGCGCGTCGCCGCGCTGGCCTTTTATCGCGACCGCGCCTGA